The following nucleotide sequence is from Chitinispirillum alkaliphilum.
CAAACTGTTTGGAGCCGTTCTCAGGATAGTAAGCCCCGTGAGAAAAATGATTGAAAATCAGTGCCTGAACCCCGAAACTGGAATTTTGGGGATTGCTCCCGTAATACCCCCATTGACCTGTGAGGACATTCCTTAGTCGAAAACTTGCTCCAAGCTCATTAAGCACCTCATCAGTAGTCTTACTCCACCAGTCACGGGTCAGAGTTCTCCAGATCTTGTCAAGCGCAACCCCCGGAGTTTTGGGCAAGGTCTTGAAAGCAAAATAGGGGATAGCTTGCTTGGCTGCTTTTAAACAGTATTTAATGTAGTTATCTATAACTTTTTTCTCATCGGGAAATTTCCTGTATAATATTTCCCTGTATTTTGAGAGTGAAGAGGAGAATGAGATCTTAAAATTGTCCGGATAATAGAATTCATCATACATCTCTCCGATGGAACTCATCTTTAGTTTTCCACCTGTCAGCCAATCCAGCTGCTTTCTGGATTTTCCTCCTTCATGCATATCCCCCACAGCGTGTGTTCCCACATCCCAATCTGCCCCTTTTCTGGAAAACATGTGTGTGTATCCACCAGGAAGATAATGCTTTTCAAGAACCAAAACCTTTCTTTTATACTTAGATAATGCTGCGGCTGCACTCATTCCGGCCATCCCAGACCCAATCACAACTACATCCCACTGCATATCTTTGAGATTTGGGTGCTTCTGCTTAAATCCACTCAACTGCGAATATACACGTTTTCCATCAATGCTGGGAATAACACTCATTCTTGCCCTCTGTTTTTAAATCCATTACAAAAACCTGAAATATGAAGCCTGCTTTTCCATAAACAAGCAGGTTGCACGAACTTATAATATAAATATGTATACCTTTTCTGTGCTACAGCCTGAAGAAAATGTTTACTTCTTTGGTGAGTATTTCATTCTTTGTTGCAGTGTAAAATACCTGAAAAGAAATGTTCCAAGAAGATTTTACTTATTATCTTGTTTCAAACAACTGTATCCACTAATAACCCTTCAATCCCAGCCACATCATCTATCCATATACTAAAATCATCATCTGTGATATCTTTTTTAACTGAATCCACTGTTTTACCATTTTTATCAAGTATCAGAAATTCCATTATGACAGAGGAGTTTTGTTTGTATATAAAAAACCTGTAAGGGAGTTGTTTTTTCTCTAAACGCAGGTTCGCTTCCTTTGCTGCATTAATTAAAGGTTTTGAGAAATTTTTTACTTTTCTAGCCTTGGGAGATCCTTTTAGTTCTTTTTTCCGTTTGTGCTTTTTTGAAACGATATCAAGGAAAAATGAAACTGAAGCACTCTTTTGAACTGGTTCGATGTGGAATGTTTCAGATTGGTTATATATTCTTCTAAATTGCATGAAGAGCCTTCCTCTGAATACACAGATAAAAATGTTTCATGCTGAGAAGGAAGGCAACTTTGCTACCACCTGAGGCAAAGTCTGTTATCTGCAATTCTTTCAACTCTGGTGTTAAATTTTTTGTTTTCCCGGTTGAGTATTCTTGTGATGTCGAGTAAGTCGCTTTGGGATGTATAATGAATTCTGAAATTCCTTATCGTTGTGGGAGTCATCTCAAGCTTTATAAGTTTACCGTCCGGATCAATATCTGCAAAGTAGATAAGCGAAAGGTCACCCCTGTATTGGTCTTTACCACCGATTCCCTCGTAATCATTCAAAAAATCCCCACACCCATAAAGTATGAGGCGCTCATTGTAAACTTCAATTCCCTTTACATGGTGGGATGAGTGGCCATGAACTATATCAACCCCAGCCTGATCAATCAGATCATGCGCGAATTGTTTTTCCTTTGGAGTGATGTTGAATTCCCAGTTTTCACCCCAGTGAACGGATAAGATCACCAAGTCCTCTGGTTGCTTGAATTGCTGAATCATGCTCTTTATTTCAATCAGAGTTTCAGGGTTGGTTGAAGGATAAAAAACTACTCCCGCAGAATCCCTTTCTGCTTTCCATTGAGGTGGAATTCCACTTGATTCGAAACCCACAGAAAACAGAAGTAGTCTGGATGAGGAGCCCAAGTTGCAAACTGCAGGCCTCTGAGCTTCCGACAAATTCATTCCTGCACCGGCAAACGAAATACCATTTGTTTTCAGGCATAGAATAGTTTCCTCTAAACCTGAAAATCCCCAGTCAAGCACATGGTTATTGCTCAGGGCACAGATGTCGATACCTGCAACTCTTAACAGTTCAATATTTTCCGGATGCATTTTGTAATTGATCCCCTTAAAAGGCCAGGGGTTTAGAGATGTGGTAATAGCTGTTTCGAGATTGATTATCTTAATGCGAGGATTCTGGGAATGGATTTCGTTTAGCGCATCTCCCCATACATAAGGATAATCCACAGGGCAGGGTATCTTGCCATGTTTTCTCTGCGCCAGAGTTATGTATTCTCTTGAGTCCTTGATCCATGGCTCAAATATTTGCGGAGAGCTTGTAAATGGCAGGACTTGATCGATAGCTCTCCCAGACATGAAATCACCGGTTAATAGGATTTTGGTGTTGATACTTAGCACTCCCTTTTGAGTGTGACAGTGTTAGGGATTGGGGATCAAACATTGTGCCTTGGTTCCCCCGGAGGTGATTTATGAATGCACTGACTCACCTCT
It contains:
- a CDS encoding poly-gamma-glutamate synthesis protein; translated protein: MSGRAIDQVLPFTSSPQIFEPWIKDSREYITLAQRKHGKIPCPVDYPYVWGDALNEIHSQNPRIKIINLETAITTSLNPWPFKGINYKMHPENIELLRVAGIDICALSNNHVLDWGFSGLEETILCLKTNGISFAGAGMNLSEAQRPAVCNLGSSSRLLLFSVGFESSGIPPQWKAERDSAGVVFYPSTNPETLIEIKSMIQQFKQPEDLVILSVHWGENWEFNITPKEKQFAHDLIDQAGVDIVHGHSSHHVKGIEVYNERLILYGCGDFLNDYEGIGGKDQYRGDLSLIYFADIDPDGKLIKLEMTPTTIRNFRIHYTSQSDLLDITRILNRENKKFNTRVERIADNRLCLRW